Part of the Stackebrandtia endophytica genome is shown below.
CCGCCTGGAGACCTATGTGATCGCCGGGGAGCGCGGCAGCGGGGTGATCGGCATCAACGGTGCCGCGGCCCGGCTGATCCACGAGGGCGACCTGGTGATTCTGATCTCATATGCCGCCATGGACGATGCGCAGGCCCGCTCCTTCCAACCCGCCATCGTGCACGTCAACGAACGCAACGAGATCGTGGAACTGGGACACGACGCGACAATCGCGGCACCCGGCACGGCGGGCGACCCGGTGTCGAACCCGCTGGCGGCCCGTGATGCGGAACATTCGTCGGTTCCCCAGACCGCCTCGAATGGATAGGGTCGGCGGTTATGACTGACGAGAAGAAATCGGGCTCCGAAGAGGCCAAGGACAAGGCCGACAAACCTGTCGAACCCACTGACGACCTGGTCACGACCTCGCACACGTTGGGCGATCTCAACTACACCGCCACCACCGGACGCATCGTCCTGCGTGAAGAGGTGTACGAGGATGAGAAGTTCACCGGGCACAAGGCCAAGGCCGAGGTGTCGATCACGTCTTACGTCCTCGACGGGACCGACCACTCGCAGCGTCCGGTCACGTTCGCCTTCAACGGCGGACCGGGCTCGTCGAGCGTGTGGCTGCACCTGGGCGTGCTGGGCCCGCGTCGCGTGGTCATGGGCGACGTCGGTGACCTGAAGCCGCCGCCGTACGGGTTGACCGACAACCACGAGACCCTGTTGAAGCACTCCGACCTGGTGTTCATCGACCCGGTGTCGACGGGTTACTCACGCGCCGCCGAGGGCGAGAAGGCCAAGCCGTTCCACGGTTTCAAGGGTGACCTGGAATCGGTTGCCGAGGTCATTCGACTGTGGACGACCCGCAACAACCGGTGGCTGTCGCCGAAGTACCTGGCCGGTGAGTCCTACGGCGGCACCCGCGCCGGTGCACTGGCGGAGTACCTGCAGGTGCGGTACGGGATGTTCCTCAACGGACTCATGCTGATCGCGCCCGCCCTGGACCTGGGTTCGATCTTCTTCACCGAGGGTAACGACGCCCCCTACGTCAACTACCTGTCGACGTACGCCGCGATCGCCCACTACCACGGGCTCCACGAGGGACGGACGCTGCAGGAGGTCATCGCCGAGGCCAAGGAGTACGCGGCCGAGGAGTTCCCGCTCGTGCTGGCGAAGGGCGCCCGGTTGACCGAGGAGGAGCGGACCGCGGCGGTGGCCAAGGTCGCGTCGCTGACCGGTCTGTCGACCGAGTACGTCGACGGTGTGAACCTGCGCATCGAGCACGTCCGGTACTACACCGAACTGTTGCGTCACAAGCGCCTGGTCGTCGGCCGGTTGGACGCTCGGTTCACCGGACCCGACACCGACTACGGTCGGGAGCGGTTCTCCGCCGACCCGTTCTTCGCCGCCACCAGCGGTCCGTACACCGCGGCGTTCAACCACCTGATTCGTTCCGAACTGAAGTACGAGAACGACCTGAACTACGAGATCATCACCGGCAATGTGCACCCCTGGTCGTACGCCGAGTTCGAGGGCAAGCCGGTGACGGTGGTCGACAAACTGTCCACCGCGATGCGTCTCAACCCGTTCCTGAAGGTGTACGTGGCGCTGGGCTACTACGACGGTGGGGTTCCGCCGGGCGCCGTGGAGCACAACCTCGCGCACCTGTCGATCCCCGACGAGCTGCACCGCAACATCCAGGTGGAGTACTTCGAGTCCGGTCACATGATGTACATCCACGAGGAGTCGCGGCTGGCGCAGTCGCAGCAACTCGCCGAGTTCGTATCGGGTAACGCCACATCATGACTGCCTCGCCACTAGGCGACCGAAGTGTTCCATCCGTTGTGGATGGACCTTTGAGCGGCCGCCTCCCGTCGCCCGCGTTGCCGCGGCGACTGGAGGCGGCCGCCCCCAGCTGGACCGAGACCACCGACGTGTGCGTCATCGGCTCCGGCATCGCCGGGTTGACCACCGCGCTCAACCTGCGGGAGGCGGGCCTACACGTCACCGTCGTCACCAAGGTCAACATCGACGACGGATCGACCCGCTGGGCCCAAGGCGGAATCGCCGCGGTCCTGGACCCGCTGGACACACCCGCCGCCCACGCGCACGACACCCAACTGGCCGGCGTCGACCTGTGCGACGCGAAGGCGGTCTCGGTCATGGTCACCGAGGGCCCGGAACGGCTGCGGGAGTTGATTCACACCGGCGCCCGATTCGACCGGCACGCCGACGGTTCCCTCATGTTGACCCGGGAGGGCGGCCACCGCGCCCGACGGATCGTTCACGCCGGTGGTGACGCCACCGGCGCCGAGGTGCAGCGCGCCCTTCACGAGGCGGTGCATCGCGATCCGTGGATCCGGGTCATCGACCACGCCCTGGTGCTCGACCTGTTGTCCGACGCCCGTGGCCGCGTCTGCGGAGTCAGCCTGCACGTGTTGGGTGAGGGCTCCGAGGACGGTGTCGGCGGGGTCCTGGCACGAGCGGTCGTGTTGGCCACCGGCGGCATGGGGCAGATCTTCGCCTCCACGACCAACCCCTCGGTGTCCACAGGTGATGGTGTCGCGGCGGCGTTGCGCGCCGGTGCGGCGGTCACCGACATCGAGTTCGTCCAGTTCCACCCGACCGCGCTGTACCTGCCTCGGGACGAGCGGATCGCGCGGGACCGCCAACCGTTGATCTCCGAGGCGCTGCGCGGCGAGGGCGCCCACCTGGTCGACGGCGACGGCAACCGGTTCATGACCGGTGTCCACGAATTGGCCGAACTGGCTCCCCGCGACGTCGTCGCCAAGGGCGCCATGCGCACGATGCGCGACGAGGGTTCCGAATTCGTGAGCCTGGACGCCCGGCATCTGGGCGCCGACATGTTGGAGTCCCGCTTCCCCACGATCGTGGCTTCATGCCGCGAGGTGGGCGTCGATCCGGTGACCGATCTGATCCCGGTCGCGCCGGCCGCGCACTACGCCTCGGGTGGCGTGCGCACCGATCTACAGGGACGGACCTCGGTTCCAGGGCTGTACGCGTGCGGGGAGGTGGCCTGCACCGGTGTCCACGGTGCCAACCGGTTGGCGTCGAACTCGCTGTTGGAGGCGTTGGTCTTCGCTCGCCGCATCGCCACCGACATCGCCACCGGCCTGCCCGCTCAAGCCGACCCGGTCACCCCGGACCTCCCCGCCTGGGTGGTCTCCACCGCGGCACGGGAACCGTTGCAACAGGCGATGACCCGCGGCGCCGGAGTGCTGCGCAGCGCGACGTCGCTGGCCGACACCGCCGACGTGTTGACCCGGTTCGGCGCCATGCACAGCAAGCGCCCCCGCACCGATGCGTGGGAGGCGACCAACCTGTTGACGATCGCCGCCGCTTTGGTGGCCAGCGCGGATGCCCGACACGAGACCCGTGGCTGCCACTGGCGAGAGGACTTCGCGCAGTCCGATCCGGCGTGGCGGGGCCATCTGGTCACCTCGATCAGTGACACCGGGACACTTTCGACAACCTGGGAGCAGTTGTGAGCATTCAAGATCGGTTGACCGCGGCCGGGCTGGCCCCCGAGAAGGTCGCCTCCATCATCACCGCCGCGCTGGACGAGGACTTGGGCCCCGACCGGGACGACCCCACCAGTCAGGCCATCTTCGATGTGGAGACCGTGGGAACAGCCGACGTGGTGGCGCGGCAGGACGGTGTGATCGCGGGGCTGCCGGTTGCCGAGGCCACGTTCGCGGCGGTGTCCGAGGACATCCGGTTCACCGCGGTCGTCGCCGACGGGGATCGGGTGGCCGAGGGCGCGGTCCTGGCGACGGTGTCGGGGCCGGTTCGGTACCTGTTGATGGCCGAACGCACCGTGTTGAACCTGTTGTGTCGCATGTCGGGCGTTGCCAGCCACACGTACCGCTGGACCGAGGCGCTGGCCGACACCAAGACCACCATCTTGGACACTCGAAAGACGACTCCGGGGTTGCGGATCCTCGACAAGTACGCCGTTCGTGCCGGTGGCGGCGACAACAAGCGCATGGGCCTGTTCGACGTCGCCATGATCAAGGACAACCACAAGTTCGCCGCCGGGTCGGTGACGGCGGCGTTCGACGCGGTGAGGACGGCACGGCCCGACATCACCATCCAGGTTGAAGTGGACACATTGGAGGAGGCTCGGGAGGCGGTCGCCGCCGGTGCCGGCTTCCTGTTGTGCGACAACATGAGTCCCGACCGGTTGCGTGAGGTGGTCGCCGCCGTCGGCGACCGGGCCGAACTCGAGGCCACCGGCAACATCACGTTGTCCGACGCCGCCGCATACGCCGCCACCGGGGTCGACTACATCTCCTCGGGTGCGCTGACCCATTCCTCACCCATCATGGACATCGCACTGGACATCCGACCGGGTGCGGCGAATCCGCCCACGTCCTGATCGAGTGTCTCGTAACTTGTTCCAAGGCTGAGTTTCCGCGACGAGCCGGGCCGTCCGCCGACGGGCGCGTCGTCTGCGGAACAGCCACCACCTAGGAGCTGACCAATGCTGCTGTGTATCGACATCGGTAACACGAACACGGTCCTGGCGACCTTCGAGAAGGACCAACTGGTTCACTCGTGGCGCATCAAGACCGACCCCCGGGCGACCGCCGACGAGTTGGCGTTGACGTTTCGCGGGCTACTCGTCGGCGACAACGTCCAGGTCACCGGTATCTCCGTCAGCTCAACGGTTCCGCAGGCACTGCGCGAAGTCCGCACGATG
Proteins encoded:
- a CDS encoding S10 family peptidase, with amino-acid sequence MTDEKKSGSEEAKDKADKPVEPTDDLVTTSHTLGDLNYTATTGRIVLREEVYEDEKFTGHKAKAEVSITSYVLDGTDHSQRPVTFAFNGGPGSSSVWLHLGVLGPRRVVMGDVGDLKPPPYGLTDNHETLLKHSDLVFIDPVSTGYSRAAEGEKAKPFHGFKGDLESVAEVIRLWTTRNNRWLSPKYLAGESYGGTRAGALAEYLQVRYGMFLNGLMLIAPALDLGSIFFTEGNDAPYVNYLSTYAAIAHYHGLHEGRTLQEVIAEAKEYAAEEFPLVLAKGARLTEEERTAAVAKVASLTGLSTEYVDGVNLRIEHVRYYTELLRHKRLVVGRLDARFTGPDTDYGRERFSADPFFAATSGPYTAAFNHLIRSELKYENDLNYEIITGNVHPWSYAEFEGKPVTVVDKLSTAMRLNPFLKVYVALGYYDGGVPPGAVEHNLAHLSIPDELHRNIQVEYFESGHMMYIHEESRLAQSQQLAEFVSGNATS
- the panD gene encoding aspartate 1-decarboxylase, with protein sequence MLRTMLKSKIHRATVTQADLHYVGSVTVDQNLMEAADILDGEQVAIVDITNGARLETYVIAGERGSGVIGINGAAARLIHEGDLVILISYAAMDDAQARSFQPAIVHVNERNEIVELGHDATIAAPGTAGDPVSNPLAARDAEHSSVPQTASNG
- a CDS encoding L-aspartate oxidase gives rise to the protein MSGRLPSPALPRRLEAAAPSWTETTDVCVIGSGIAGLTTALNLREAGLHVTVVTKVNIDDGSTRWAQGGIAAVLDPLDTPAAHAHDTQLAGVDLCDAKAVSVMVTEGPERLRELIHTGARFDRHADGSLMLTREGGHRARRIVHAGGDATGAEVQRALHEAVHRDPWIRVIDHALVLDLLSDARGRVCGVSLHVLGEGSEDGVGGVLARAVVLATGGMGQIFASTTNPSVSTGDGVAAALRAGAAVTDIEFVQFHPTALYLPRDERIARDRQPLISEALRGEGAHLVDGDGNRFMTGVHELAELAPRDVVAKGAMRTMRDEGSEFVSLDARHLGADMLESRFPTIVASCREVGVDPVTDLIPVAPAAHYASGGVRTDLQGRTSVPGLYACGEVACTGVHGANRLASNSLLEALVFARRIATDIATGLPAQADPVTPDLPAWVVSTAAREPLQQAMTRGAGVLRSATSLADTADVLTRFGAMHSKRPRTDAWEATNLLTIAAALVASADARHETRGCHWREDFAQSDPAWRGHLVTSISDTGTLSTTWEQL
- the nadC gene encoding carboxylating nicotinate-nucleotide diphosphorylase, with the translated sequence MSIQDRLTAAGLAPEKVASIITAALDEDLGPDRDDPTSQAIFDVETVGTADVVARQDGVIAGLPVAEATFAAVSEDIRFTAVVADGDRVAEGAVLATVSGPVRYLLMAERTVLNLLCRMSGVASHTYRWTEALADTKTTILDTRKTTPGLRILDKYAVRAGGGDNKRMGLFDVAMIKDNHKFAAGSVTAAFDAVRTARPDITIQVEVDTLEEAREAVAAGAGFLLCDNMSPDRLREVVAAVGDRAELEATGNITLSDAAAYAATGVDYISSGALTHSSPIMDIALDIRPGAANPPTS